The Streptomyces sp. NBC_00162 genome window below encodes:
- a CDS encoding trypsin-like peptidase domain-containing protein, translating into MFSIAVGRLVPDDAPAGRAGSAFVISDEYALTAWHVLCPSRAGLASGKQPAATGRIFFAGGAPTPFEVEDHDAELDVALLRITSPPANLRPVPLGALRFQIDDSVLAVGWPMERPFPGDLDHVRAVVDTTDATIFGGAPSLKLHSPEAAAGKPLQGLSGGPVLFRTSADVGTGPGYAVGIVRYNPPCPDGTALGGTFYATPVDAVTRRWPDLLRFVPRRRNLPSASKIEQFLADQLGTAVDHRPFGGRTTELGRLDAWLRSPDGPPCMLVTAPSGAGKSTLMARWWQQLANTPSDDESSLFVPISARYDIGGGDAVLQAAVARLALLHDEDPMATQAASVDQLRDQLAEYLALPAPDAGRLVLIVDGLDEGLGWDVSPTLLRPTGFGSGVHVAVSARLTAQRPDANAWREALGWPSESTESLHLLPLTEDGVAAALRSLEPPLDETTRARAGPILHHVTQGDALVLGLYLQELQDASDRPAWLADLEHLPAPYGLDGYMQRWWAGQELLWRGPIASRGARVGQLYSLLACTLGPIRRLDLLWIAKQFGLSGGDELNAALNDLGRWVITDSAKSTADTTYSLSHPRLAEHRRKELARDGELSTYDDAYLSWGRATLQAVQEGGEAARAAHTYPVRFYGAHLEERAHASAADLFALVGGDWGAAWEFVTEEFQGHLGDVRRAFRAAEAENDDAIASGRMAARLPEQIACQAAIVDASVNAALITPGLVAQLRRRGLWTDRRALAYVQSMTSPYERGHALRLVAPELSRAVTENVAVLCTALQEEGEPEAVAEALAGYVLHLAGTGRADRAVSHLSALPHEYQQAHVAAALELVRVATGDTRADLVRTLFGFAASEPPARAREIVQSMAERIDRETAAAAIGRDPANEAFRLLGAHPGLPSMSVAGVWAQTGLLKVVAPWIQETDWPQISHGVSVAVQAREAVKAVDDRLERVRREKEHAIDHQEYELLASLQGREKGLLQDRSRLADLAEQTRQMAELMPYLSGDPGEVAAMVMAHGAQHFTRTSLGRFLARLDDRTRSDTLRDLAARLLKDPERADRRELLCAMAANGQVDQVLVFVADHPVLPGLLDDLGAITDHLDAHEARTLLSQLRTVGAERSAPPIVKGAVLAALAAIGPDEAVEALEHARAGSPSGDASTALVKTLSAPHVPIPEIAGAIGTDSLRCAALMVLPPSRATTAEETLSVIRTFRSHHFAVETLRALLPRIAVDQLATAELRAISETLGLPGEHPELDDILLRHLTKIAARDGFEEARTAARSLHPLPPGLPDALAAVAASRAGCRITCSTGTGNNLADAVLHELLSADDPERVLKADHVPRELLEVDSRLGRLFLLAVPEETRRTHLDGLLPDGVLSGETFFHKSDLWAGALARLLAVFDSTHLDRLSPIASRSRHWLSDLRLSPVARGRLLAAAAVRYAELGQPVAAFSLLPRIPFAAERSQALAAMAEFLPPTSLVHWAEHVTTDMGGSGAFGLRAVVWARAADPWKRLDLSERWLVVRTWLRQVQHSDREDLAADLLGLSPLLLSVGGPESGPRMFEEFTHSRADGEPGSGTVSSSQG; encoded by the coding sequence GTGTTCTCGATCGCGGTCGGTCGGCTCGTACCGGACGACGCTCCCGCGGGGAGGGCCGGGTCGGCCTTCGTGATCTCCGACGAGTACGCCCTGACGGCATGGCACGTGCTGTGCCCCTCGCGCGCGGGTCTGGCTTCCGGAAAGCAGCCCGCAGCCACCGGCCGGATCTTCTTCGCCGGCGGCGCCCCGACGCCCTTCGAGGTTGAGGACCACGACGCAGAGCTCGACGTCGCTCTGCTCCGGATCACCTCGCCTCCGGCGAACCTCAGGCCCGTCCCCCTGGGCGCTCTTCGCTTCCAAATCGACGACTCGGTTCTGGCAGTCGGGTGGCCGATGGAAAGGCCGTTCCCCGGAGACCTGGACCATGTCCGCGCAGTCGTCGATACCACCGACGCGACGATCTTCGGGGGTGCCCCGAGCCTGAAGCTGCACTCGCCCGAAGCCGCGGCGGGCAAGCCACTGCAAGGCCTCAGCGGCGGGCCCGTCCTGTTCCGAACGAGTGCCGACGTGGGAACAGGGCCAGGTTACGCGGTGGGAATCGTCCGCTACAACCCGCCGTGTCCGGACGGGACCGCGCTCGGCGGCACCTTCTACGCCACCCCTGTCGATGCGGTGACCCGGCGATGGCCGGACCTTCTCCGGTTCGTGCCCCGGCGACGCAATCTGCCCTCCGCCTCGAAGATCGAACAGTTCCTTGCCGATCAGCTGGGAACGGCCGTCGATCACCGCCCGTTCGGCGGCCGCACCACCGAGCTGGGCCGGCTGGACGCGTGGCTGCGCTCGCCCGACGGCCCGCCGTGCATGCTGGTGACCGCGCCATCGGGCGCCGGCAAGTCCACCCTGATGGCGCGCTGGTGGCAGCAGCTGGCGAACACTCCGTCGGACGATGAGTCATCGCTCTTCGTGCCCATCAGCGCGCGCTACGACATCGGCGGTGGGGATGCCGTCCTCCAAGCTGCCGTGGCGCGGTTGGCCCTCCTGCACGACGAAGACCCGATGGCGACGCAAGCAGCGAGTGTCGACCAGCTACGCGACCAGCTCGCGGAATATCTCGCTCTGCCCGCGCCGGATGCGGGCCGGCTCGTGCTGATCGTCGATGGGCTCGACGAGGGCCTCGGATGGGATGTGTCACCCACCCTGCTGCGCCCCACAGGCTTCGGCAGCGGTGTGCACGTGGCGGTCTCGGCCCGGCTGACCGCACAGCGCCCGGACGCCAATGCATGGAGAGAAGCGTTGGGCTGGCCGTCCGAGAGCACTGAGAGCCTTCACCTCCTTCCGCTGACCGAGGATGGTGTGGCCGCTGCCCTGCGAAGTCTCGAACCGCCCTTGGACGAGACGACCCGGGCCCGGGCCGGGCCGATCCTCCATCACGTCACGCAGGGCGATGCGCTGGTTCTGGGCCTTTACCTGCAGGAGTTGCAGGACGCGTCCGACAGGCCTGCCTGGCTCGCCGACCTGGAGCATCTGCCCGCTCCGTACGGTCTCGACGGCTACATGCAGCGTTGGTGGGCGGGCCAGGAGCTGCTGTGGCGGGGACCGATCGCCTCCCGAGGGGCCCGAGTCGGACAGCTCTACAGCCTCCTGGCGTGCACCCTTGGTCCGATCCGCAGACTCGATCTCCTGTGGATCGCCAAACAGTTCGGACTGTCGGGCGGGGATGAACTCAACGCGGCCCTGAACGATCTGGGCCGATGGGTCATCACCGACAGCGCCAAGTCGACGGCCGACACCACGTACTCGCTCTCCCATCCGCGCCTGGCCGAGCACCGCCGCAAAGAACTCGCGCGGGACGGCGAGCTGTCCACGTATGACGACGCGTACCTGTCCTGGGGCCGTGCCACTCTGCAGGCCGTCCAGGAGGGTGGCGAGGCCGCTCGGGCGGCGCACACCTACCCGGTGCGCTTCTACGGAGCGCACCTGGAAGAGCGGGCCCACGCCTCCGCGGCGGACCTGTTCGCCCTGGTCGGCGGGGACTGGGGCGCAGCCTGGGAGTTCGTCACCGAGGAGTTCCAGGGCCACCTGGGCGACGTACGCAGGGCCTTCCGGGCGGCCGAAGCGGAGAACGACGACGCGATTGCCTCTGGGCGCATGGCCGCTCGTCTACCGGAGCAGATCGCCTGCCAGGCCGCGATCGTGGACGCCTCGGTCAACGCGGCCCTGATCACCCCGGGGCTGGTGGCACAGCTGCGCCGCCGCGGTCTGTGGACGGACCGGCGGGCACTCGCCTACGTGCAGAGCATGACCTCGCCCTACGAGCGAGGCCACGCACTGCGGCTGGTCGCGCCCGAGTTGAGCCGGGCCGTCACCGAAAACGTGGCCGTCCTGTGCACGGCTTTGCAGGAAGAGGGCGAACCGGAGGCCGTCGCCGAGGCGCTGGCCGGTTACGTCCTCCACCTGGCCGGCACCGGTCGGGCGGACCGTGCGGTCTCCCACCTGTCGGCACTCCCTCACGAGTATCAGCAGGCACATGTCGCCGCAGCATTGGAACTCGTCCGGGTCGCGACAGGGGACACACGTGCTGACCTCGTGCGCACCCTGTTCGGCTTCGCGGCGAGCGAGCCGCCCGCCCGGGCCCGGGAAATCGTCCAGTCGATGGCGGAACGGATCGATCGCGAGACGGCCGCTGCGGCCATCGGTCGGGACCCGGCCAACGAAGCCTTCCGGCTCCTGGGTGCTCACCCGGGCCTCCCTTCCATGTCGGTAGCCGGTGTCTGGGCCCAGACGGGCCTGCTGAAGGTGGTGGCGCCCTGGATCCAGGAGACCGACTGGCCACAGATCAGCCATGGCGTCTCAGTGGCGGTCCAGGCTCGGGAAGCTGTAAAGGCAGTGGACGACCGGCTTGAGCGAGTCCGGCGTGAGAAGGAGCACGCCATCGACCATCAGGAGTACGAGCTGCTTGCGTCGCTCCAGGGCCGGGAAAAGGGCTTGCTCCAGGACCGGAGCAGGTTGGCTGACCTGGCGGAACAGACCAGACAGATGGCCGAACTGATGCCCTACCTTTCGGGAGACCCGGGGGAGGTCGCGGCCATGGTCATGGCACACGGCGCGCAGCACTTCACACGCACGTCCCTCGGCAGATTTCTGGCCCGCCTCGACGACCGGACCCGCAGCGACACCCTGCGGGATCTCGCCGCGCGGCTCCTGAAGGATCCGGAGCGTGCCGACCGGCGGGAGCTGCTCTGCGCGATGGCGGCAAACGGACAGGTGGACCAAGTGCTGGTCTTCGTCGCGGACCACCCGGTCCTGCCCGGTCTGCTGGACGACCTCGGCGCCATCACCGATCACCTGGACGCCCACGAGGCCAGGACACTGTTGAGCCAGTTGAGGACCGTCGGCGCCGAGCGGAGCGCACCGCCCATCGTCAAGGGCGCCGTCCTCGCCGCGCTCGCCGCCATCGGCCCAGATGAAGCAGTGGAGGCCCTCGAGCACGCACGCGCCGGCAGCCCGTCAGGGGACGCATCGACCGCACTGGTGAAGACCCTGTCAGCACCTCACGTTCCGATCCCGGAGATCGCGGGCGCGATCGGCACGGACTCGCTGCGCTGCGCCGCGCTGATGGTGCTCCCGCCCTCACGCGCGACAACAGCAGAGGAGACATTGAGTGTCATCCGGACCTTCCGGAGCCATCACTTCGCGGTCGAAACGCTACGCGCACTGCTTCCCCGAATTGCCGTCGACCAGCTGGCGACGGCCGAGCTCCGGGCGATCTCCGAGACGCTCGGCCTCCCCGGGGAGCACCCAGAACTCGACGACATCCTGCTACGCCATCTAACCAAGATCGCCGCACGGGACGGCTTCGAGGAGGCGCGCACCGCAGCCCGATCCCTCCATCCGCTGCCACCGGGTCTACCGGATGCGCTCGCGGCCGTAGCAGCCTCACGTGCGGGCTGCCGGATCACCTGCAGTACGGGCACCGGGAACAATCTCGCTGACGCCGTCCTCCATGAATTGCTCTCGGCAGACGACCCCGAGCGGGTACTGAAGGCCGACCACGTCCCGCGCGAGCTTCTGGAGGTCGACTCCCGTTTGGGCAGGCTGTTCCTGCTCGCGGTCCCCGAAGAGACGCGCCGCACACACTTGGATGGCCTCCTGCCCGACGGGGTGCTCAGTGGTGAGACCTTCTTCCACAAGAGCGACCTGTGGGCGGGGGCGTTGGCCCGGCTGCTGGCAGTCTTCGACTCCACGCACTTGGATCGGCTCTCCCCCATCGCCTCGCGCTCACGCCACTGGTTGAGCGACCTGCGGCTGTCCCCTGTGGCACGCGGTCGCCTCTTGGCGGCCGCGGCGGTGAGGTACGCCGAACTCGGCCAGCCAGTCGCGGCGTTCTCCCTGCTCCCCAGGATTCCTTTCGCCGCCGAGCGGTCGCAAGCCCTGGCCGCCATGGCCGAGTTCCTTCCGCCCACGAGCCTCGTCCATTGGGCGGAACACGTAACGACCGACATGGGCGGCTCCGGCGCATTCGGCCTGCGGGCAGTCGTATGGGCACGGGCGGCCGACCCCTGGAAGCGACTCGACCTCTCCGAGCGCTGGCTGGTCGTCCGTACGTGGCTGCGGCAGGTGCAGCACAGCGACCGCGAGGACCTGGCGGCAGACCTGTTGGGGCTGTCGCCACTGCTGCTCAGTGTGGGCGGGCCGGAATCGGGGCCTCGCATGTTCGAGGAGTTCACCCACTCCCGGGCTGACGGCGAGCCCGGCTCCGGGACGGTCAGCAGCAGTCAGGGTTGA
- a CDS encoding DUF2254 domain-containing protein, with the protein MRTARERTMMSWAARFRLRQYAKASLWIIPLIGLLLGAVFAEWVAGVQRAGWLPDNWQYSATTASTVLSSVVGSMVALLGFVVTIGVLVVQQATGTLSPRYMRLWYRDRLQKAVLATFTGTFAYAFSLLRKIESDTVPDLGVTLSGVAVSVSLMLLLIYLNRFTHNLRPVAIADLVGRLGEKVLLRATERVHHSSAREDSLPPAGPVTHIRSERGGVIQAFDAKGLIAAAVRHDCVLVLAHQVGDFVPPGTTLVEAHGAARTPDPRRVTGLVALGTERTIEQDPAFSLRILVDIAIRALSPAVNDPTTAVQVLNHINTFLHAVGRARLRGRYVLADDQGRPRLVVSGRGWEDYLQLGVTEIREYGSTSLQVCRRLRALLEDLLETQPAERLPAVRAELALLEEAVRRAFIDPARRASAQTADRQGIGGERRPRQDPKETP; encoded by the coding sequence GTGCGGACCGCGCGGGAGCGGACGATGATGTCCTGGGCGGCGCGCTTCCGGTTGCGGCAGTACGCCAAGGCGAGTCTGTGGATCATCCCCCTGATCGGACTCCTGCTGGGCGCGGTGTTCGCCGAGTGGGTTGCCGGTGTGCAGAGAGCGGGCTGGCTGCCGGACAACTGGCAGTACTCCGCGACGACTGCGAGCACCGTGCTCAGCTCCGTCGTCGGATCCATGGTCGCGCTGCTGGGGTTCGTGGTGACCATCGGTGTACTCGTCGTCCAGCAGGCCACGGGAACCCTGTCCCCGCGCTACATGCGCCTGTGGTACCGCGACCGGCTGCAGAAGGCCGTGCTCGCCACGTTCACCGGAACGTTCGCGTACGCCTTTTCCCTGTTGCGCAAAATCGAGTCGGACACCGTCCCCGACCTGGGGGTGACCCTCTCCGGCGTGGCCGTCTCCGTCAGCCTCATGCTCCTGCTGATCTACCTCAACCGGTTCACCCACAACCTCCGGCCCGTGGCCATCGCCGACCTGGTGGGGCGCTTGGGCGAGAAGGTGCTCTTGCGCGCGACGGAACGGGTCCACCACTCCTCGGCACGCGAGGATTCCCTGCCGCCTGCCGGTCCGGTGACCCACATCCGGTCCGAACGGGGCGGAGTCATCCAGGCGTTCGACGCGAAGGGGCTGATCGCCGCCGCCGTCCGCCACGACTGCGTCCTCGTACTGGCCCACCAGGTGGGCGACTTCGTACCGCCCGGCACCACTCTCGTCGAGGCCCACGGTGCCGCGCGGACGCCCGACCCGCGACGGGTGACCGGGCTCGTCGCCCTCGGAACCGAGCGCACCATCGAGCAGGACCCCGCCTTCTCCCTGCGCATCCTCGTCGACATCGCCATCCGCGCCCTCTCTCCCGCCGTGAACGACCCCACGACCGCCGTGCAGGTGCTCAACCACATCAACACGTTCCTGCACGCGGTCGGCCGGGCCCGGCTCCGCGGCCGGTACGTGCTCGCCGACGATCAGGGCCGGCCCCGGCTGGTCGTGTCGGGCCGGGGCTGGGAGGACTACCTGCAGCTCGGCGTCACCGAAATCCGTGAGTACGGGTCCACGTCCCTCCAGGTGTGCAGGCGGCTCCGCGCGCTGCTGGAGGACCTGCTCGAAACCCAGCCGGCCGAGCGTCTGCCGGCGGTGCGCGCGGAGCTCGCCCTCCTCGAGGAAGCCGTCCGGCGGGCGTTCATCGACCCCGCCCGGCGCGCCAGCGCGCAGACGGCCGACCGGCAGGGCATCGGCGGTGAGCGGCGTCCCCGACAAGATCCGAAAGAGACGCCCTAG
- a CDS encoding cytochrome d ubiquinol oxidase subunit II, with product MADLVAFVMLLAVAAYACAGGTDYGAGFWDLTAGGAERGKRPRWLIDHAMAPVWEVNNVWLIFVLVLMWTGFPVLFQTVFTALWLPLALAVLGTVLRGAGFALRKPSRRLARRRLYGAVFAIASLLTPFFLGAAVGAVATGRIAPGTEASADAWANPASLLFGLLTVAGTALLGAVFLTADAARFDAPDLVGYFRLRALVSLVAVALLAVGVLLVTRGDAPHVWHGLTHGAGLALAIVSVVCFAGTGLLVLRGQRHWARFSAVGVVGAAVFAWGIAQHPYLIPTSLTVADAAGDSQTLVWLSVVSLVALLLVAPAVFFLYWLDTHGELEPLTESDLRRTGPTRGDVIDGD from the coding sequence ATGGCCGACCTCGTCGCTTTCGTGATGCTGCTCGCAGTGGCCGCGTACGCCTGCGCCGGCGGGACCGACTACGGGGCGGGCTTCTGGGACCTGACGGCCGGCGGGGCCGAGCGCGGCAAGCGCCCCCGATGGCTGATCGACCACGCCATGGCGCCGGTGTGGGAGGTCAACAACGTCTGGCTGATCTTCGTCCTGGTCCTCATGTGGACCGGGTTCCCCGTGCTGTTCCAGACGGTGTTCACCGCGCTGTGGCTCCCCCTGGCACTGGCCGTCCTCGGCACGGTCCTGCGCGGCGCCGGGTTCGCCCTGCGCAAGCCCAGCCGCCGGCTGGCCCGGCGGCGCCTCTACGGCGCCGTGTTCGCCATCGCCTCCCTGCTCACCCCGTTCTTCCTCGGGGCGGCCGTCGGCGCCGTCGCCACCGGCCGGATCGCGCCGGGTACCGAAGCCTCGGCGGACGCGTGGGCCAACCCCGCGTCCCTCCTGTTCGGGCTGCTCACGGTCGCCGGGACCGCACTCCTCGGCGCAGTGTTCCTGACCGCCGACGCCGCGCGCTTCGACGCACCCGACCTCGTCGGCTACTTCCGGCTGCGCGCCCTCGTCAGTCTCGTCGCGGTCGCCCTGCTCGCTGTGGGCGTGCTCCTCGTCACCCGCGGCGATGCACCCCATGTCTGGCACGGACTGACCCACGGTGCGGGGCTCGCCCTCGCGATCGTGTCCGTGGTGTGCTTCGCCGGCACGGGACTGCTCGTGCTGCGGGGGCAGAGGCACTGGGCCCGCTTCAGCGCCGTCGGTGTCGTCGGCGCGGCCGTCTTCGCCTGGGGGATCGCACAGCATCCCTACCTCATCCCCACGTCCCTGACGGTGGCGGATGCCGCGGGCGACTCCCAGACGCTGGTCTGGCTGTCGGTGGTCAGCCTCGTTGCCCTGCTGCTCGTCGCCCCGGCCGTCTTCTTCCTCTACTGGCTGGACACCCACGGCGAGCTGGAACCCCTCACCGAATCCGACCTGCGGCGCACCGGCCCCACCCGGGGTGACGTGATCGACGGCGACTGA
- a CDS encoding cation:proton antiporter, which produces MSEDDILLGIALVVALATACQILASKLRVPALILLLPAGFAAGAMTDVVHPDQLIGEDFSALVSLSVAVILYDAGLGLDLRNLTGHTRAVVGRLLLFGVAFTFLAVCAVAPALFSMSLRVSAMVGMILVVSGPTVVGPLLQYVRPTDKVRRLLIWEGTLTDPIGAILGALVFHAIATTHQIDIGRGYQIGQFLISMAVGLVGGAVGVALLWLTLRVLRLGEALGTLAQLATVIAVSAGCDIVRDDTGLIAAIVIGMAAANIRGFDMPARRPFFETLVQLIIGLLFISISASVTPASLTPVLLPTLVLVAFLVLIVRPLVAFTATMGKDMTLGERAFAGWMAPRGIVAASTAAAFSASLVELGLRGASKILPITFLVIVSTVVLYALTAGPVARRLGVARPNRTRPLLVGGAPWVIALGRALRSAGLDVEMWAGLEEERARIKDAGIKLARGDLLATATNPRARLEGVNAVLLLTDDDDFNALASVLVEDNVEGSVYRVGPPHESHGVVAPYTGGAVLFGGSLVRHVLAARYEQGARFLVQPASDPPPPGHETLFVVRADGRLEPVDETQTVTPEEGDVVVLLGPVPPPG; this is translated from the coding sequence GTGAGCGAGGACGACATCCTCCTCGGCATCGCCCTGGTCGTGGCCCTGGCCACCGCCTGCCAGATCCTCGCGAGCAAGCTGCGCGTCCCCGCGCTGATCCTGCTGCTGCCGGCGGGCTTCGCCGCGGGCGCCATGACCGACGTCGTCCATCCGGACCAGCTGATCGGGGAGGACTTCTCCGCCCTGGTGTCCCTGTCCGTGGCAGTGATCCTCTACGACGCCGGGCTCGGCCTGGACCTGCGCAACCTCACCGGCCACACCCGCGCGGTCGTGGGCAGGCTGCTGCTCTTCGGAGTGGCCTTCACCTTCCTGGCCGTCTGCGCCGTCGCCCCGGCCCTGTTCAGCATGTCGCTCAGGGTGTCGGCGATGGTGGGCATGATCCTCGTCGTGTCGGGGCCCACGGTCGTGGGGCCCCTCCTCCAGTACGTGCGGCCGACGGACAAGGTACGGCGCCTGCTGATCTGGGAAGGAACGCTGACCGACCCGATCGGCGCCATCCTCGGCGCACTGGTCTTCCACGCCATCGCTACGACGCACCAGATCGACATCGGCCGGGGGTACCAGATCGGCCAGTTCCTCATCAGCATGGCCGTCGGCCTCGTCGGCGGAGCCGTGGGGGTGGCGCTGCTGTGGCTGACCCTGCGCGTGCTCCGGCTCGGCGAGGCCCTCGGTACGCTGGCGCAACTGGCCACGGTGATCGCCGTGTCGGCAGGGTGCGACATCGTGCGCGACGACACGGGGCTCATCGCCGCGATCGTCATCGGCATGGCCGCGGCCAACATCCGGGGCTTCGACATGCCCGCCCGCCGGCCCTTCTTCGAGACACTGGTCCAGCTGATCATCGGGCTGCTGTTCATCTCCATCTCGGCGAGCGTCACCCCGGCCTCCCTGACGCCCGTGCTCCTTCCCACGCTCGTCCTCGTCGCGTTCCTCGTCCTCATCGTGCGACCGCTCGTGGCCTTCACCGCCACCATGGGCAAGGATATGACCTTGGGGGAACGGGCGTTCGCGGGATGGATGGCCCCGCGCGGCATCGTCGCGGCCTCCACCGCGGCGGCCTTCTCCGCGAGCCTCGTCGAACTGGGGCTGCGCGGGGCTTCCAAAATCCTGCCCATCACCTTCCTGGTGATCGTCTCGACGGTCGTGCTGTACGCCCTGACCGCCGGACCCGTGGCCCGGCGGCTCGGCGTCGCCCGGCCGAACCGCACGCGGCCCCTCCTCGTGGGCGGCGCACCGTGGGTGATCGCACTCGGAAGAGCCCTGCGGTCGGCGGGACTCGACGTGGAGATGTGGGCGGGACTGGAGGAGGAGCGCGCACGGATCAAGGACGCCGGGATCAAACTCGCCAGAGGGGACCTGCTGGCGACGGCCACCAACCCGAGGGCCCGGTTGGAGGGAGTCAACGCCGTCCTCCTGCTCACCGATGACGACGACTTCAACGCGCTCGCCTCGGTGCTGGTCGAGGACAACGTCGAGGGCTCCGTCTACCGGGTGGGCCCGCCCCACGAGAGCCATGGCGTCGTCGCGCCCTACACGGGCGGCGCCGTCCTCTTCGGCGGTTCACTCGTCAGGCACGTCCTGGCGGCACGGTACGAGCAGGGCGCCCGGTTCCTGGTGCAGCCCGCCTCCGATCCGCCCCCGCCGGGGCACGAAACGCTGTTCGTCGTCCGTGCCGACGGTCGGCTGGAGCCGGTCGACGAGACGCAGACCGTCACCCCGGAGGAAGGCGACGTTGTCGTTCTGCTCGGCCCCGTACCGCCTCCCGGCTAG
- a CDS encoding glycoside hydrolase family 15 protein: protein MADYPLIENHGLIGDLQTAALVTTEGTIDWFCCPRFDSPSVFGALLDWEKGGHFTVKPTDETYTTKQLYLPDTAILVTRFMTEAGAGEVVDFMPVTGTTATDRHCLVRMLRCVRGSMTFQVDIAPRFDYGRGSHTLHITENGAVFASEDLELTLSVVREPEDERVVHTVTGEHDLRVTLPLEAGQQRGLVMESAAQGPPREIRVAEFQELFDDTRQYWRSWLRQSRYSGRWREMVERSAVTLKLMTYAPSGALVAAPTAGLPEQLGGERNWDYRFTWIRDASFSVYALLGLGFTEEARAFIGWLSDRVKEKAGSDTGTGPLNIMYRVDGSSDLYEETLDHWEGYQGSSPVRIGNGAATQLQLDIYGEALDSISFAHQHGIHLDVRGWTSLRTLLDWLVDHWDQAGEGLWETRGGRKHFTYGRVMSWVAFDRALRLAVAHGRPAESGRWAAERDNIYEQILAKGWDPERKAFVQHYGSDVLDSSLLRMPTVGFITPDDPMWTSTLDAMDRELVTDSLVYRYNPEASPDGLRGSEGTFSLCTFMYVDALARAGRTDQARLVLEKMMTYANHLGLYSEEIALTGRQLGNFPQAFTHLALIDAAITLDETLNRVGQGGS from the coding sequence ATGGCTGACTACCCGCTGATCGAAAACCATGGCCTGATCGGTGATCTGCAGACCGCGGCATTGGTGACCACCGAAGGAACGATCGACTGGTTCTGCTGCCCGCGTTTCGATTCGCCCAGCGTGTTCGGTGCGCTTCTCGACTGGGAGAAGGGCGGGCATTTCACAGTCAAACCGACGGACGAGACGTACACCACGAAGCAGTTGTACCTGCCGGACACCGCGATTCTCGTGACGCGGTTCATGACCGAGGCCGGTGCCGGCGAGGTGGTCGACTTCATGCCCGTGACCGGAACGACGGCCACGGACCGCCACTGCCTGGTCCGCATGCTCCGGTGCGTACGCGGCAGCATGACGTTCCAAGTCGACATCGCCCCACGGTTCGACTACGGCCGGGGGTCCCACACCCTGCACATCACCGAGAACGGGGCGGTGTTCGCCTCGGAGGACCTGGAACTCACCCTCAGCGTGGTGCGGGAGCCGGAGGACGAACGGGTGGTGCACACCGTCACCGGCGAACACGACCTGCGCGTCACGCTTCCGCTCGAGGCCGGACAACAGCGGGGTCTGGTCATGGAGTCGGCCGCGCAGGGGCCGCCCCGCGAGATCCGCGTCGCCGAGTTCCAGGAGCTCTTCGACGACACCAGGCAGTACTGGCGGTCGTGGCTCCGTCAGTCCCGCTACTCGGGCCGCTGGCGCGAGATGGTGGAGCGCTCCGCCGTGACGCTGAAGCTGATGACGTACGCACCCAGCGGGGCCCTGGTTGCAGCCCCCACGGCAGGTCTGCCGGAGCAATTGGGCGGCGAGCGCAACTGGGACTACCGGTTCACCTGGATCCGTGACGCGTCCTTCTCCGTGTACGCCCTGCTGGGACTGGGGTTCACGGAGGAGGCGAGGGCATTCATCGGCTGGCTGAGCGACCGGGTGAAGGAGAAGGCCGGCAGCGACACCGGCACGGGACCGCTGAACATCATGTACCGGGTGGACGGTTCCTCCGATCTCTACGAAGAGACCCTGGACCATTGGGAGGGGTACCAGGGATCCTCCCCGGTGCGCATAGGCAACGGCGCGGCGACCCAGCTGCAGCTGGACATCTACGGCGAGGCACTCGACAGCATCTCGTTCGCCCACCAGCACGGCATCCACCTGGACGTCCGGGGCTGGACTTCGCTGCGCACCCTGCTGGACTGGCTCGTGGACCACTGGGACCAGGCCGGTGAGGGGCTGTGGGAGACCCGCGGCGGGCGCAAGCACTTCACCTACGGCCGGGTCATGTCCTGGGTCGCGTTCGACCGCGCGCTGCGGCTGGCGGTCGCCCACGGCCGACCGGCCGAGAGCGGCCGCTGGGCCGCCGAGCGCGACAACATCTACGAGCAGATCCTGGCGAAGGGCTGGGACCCGGAGCGCAAGGCGTTCGTCCAGCACTACGGCAGCGATGTGCTCGACTCGTCGCTGCTGCGGATGCCGACGGTGGGTTTCATCACGCCGGACGACCCGATGTGGACGTCCACCCTGGACGCGATGGACCGGGAGCTGGTGACCGACAGCCTGGTCTACCGCTACAACCCCGAGGCCTCGCCGGACGGTCTGCGCGGCTCCGAGGGAACCTTCTCCCTGTGCACGTTCATGTACGTCGACGCCCTGGCACGGGCCGGGCGGACCGATCAGGCCAGGCTCGTGCTCGAGAAGATGATGACGTACGCCAACCACCTGGGCCTGTACTCCGAGGAGATCGCCCTGACGGGCCGGCAGCTCGGCAACTTCCCGCAGGCGTTCACCCATCTGGCTCTCATCGACGCGGCCATCACCCTGGACGAGACCCTGAACCGGGTGGGGCAGGGCGGCAGCTAG